The Chitinophaga lutea genome contains the following window.
TGCCGTACATGCGGATGGGCAGGTCGTTGGCCGTTTGCGCATGCGGCTGCAGCAGGCTCACGTTCACGTAGATGTTCGGCGCCATGTTTTTCTCCGCCTTGAAGCGGTACACGGTCTGCCCTTTTTCGGTCCCGATCCAGTCGGTCTTCAGCACTTTGCTGCCGCTCTCTATGCTGATGAGGCCGCGGCCGCCTTCGCTGCTGGGAATGGTGAGGGTGATATCGTCGCCTACGTTGTATTTGGTTTTATCGGAGGTGAATACCAGCATGGCTGCTTCGGCGGGGTTTTCCTTCTGCAGGCGCTCCGCATAGTCCGGCCAGTCGATGTACACGGATTGCCCGGTGATGTGCCCGCTTTGCAGGTCTTTCACGCGGATGAGGTAACGCCCCCATTCGGGGTAATCGATGCGCAGCGGCCAGGTGCCCTTACCGTTCTGCAGTGTCACCGTTTTGGTTTGCAGCAGCTGGTTGTAATTATCGTCTGTAAAATTGCTGTAATCGTTGTCGCTTTCATCCCACCACCAGCGCCAGCGCACTTTGTACAGCTGCACTTCCACATCGCGGCTGCCGGCTACTGGCGCACCGGACGCGGTGACGTTCACGATGCTGACGTTATGGGTTTTACCGGTGACGAGCATGCCCGTGAGGCGGTCTCCTTCCGGTGCGGCCACGCCCACGTATGAATCGAACACATGGTACGGCATGGAAAAATGGTCGATGCTGAAATCACCGCCGGGCTCGAACACCTTCACTTCGAAATTCGCTTTCAGCACGCCGGGCGCACGCTCGCCCACAGGGATGTTCGCCGCTACGGGCGCGTTGCCGTCTTCACTGAGCGCACCGTCGAAAATGGTTTTATTCTCCGCGCTGAAACGTTCGGTGGGGTCATCGAAATGATACCCGTTGAGTTTCGGGAAAGTAGTGGCCGAAGCGGTGAGCGATACATCCACCTTCGCCTTCAGGCTCTGCGCAGGGGCGCCGAACAGCCAGGCGGCGGACAAATTGCCCCTCGGGCTTTCGTCCTTCACCAGGTACGTCTGGTTCCCGAAGTCGAGCCGCACTTTCAGGCGGTTGGGCTTCACCGTTTCGATACGCACATTTTTGGTGAAGGTGGCGCCACCTACTTTGACTTTCGCCAGCCAGCTGCCGGTAGGCACTTCGGGCTCGGTCACCGTATTGAAATTATAGAAACCGTTGAGCGACTGGTGCTGGTTGATGCGTTTGTACAACTGGCCTTTCGGGTTGTACAACTCCATGATCACGGGGTGATTTTCCGGTAGTTTTTTGTCTTTGTCTTCCAGCATGAACGTGAGGTACAAAGAATCGCCGGGGCGCCATACACCGCGCTCGCCGTAGATGAATCCTTTCATGCCCTGCTGCACTTCTTCTCCTTTCACGTCGAAGCGGCTCAGCGGCAGGGAGCTGCCATCGTCGAGCTTCAGGTAACCTCTTTCGTTTTCGCGTTTGGCCACCAGCAGGTAAGGTTTACGTTTCAGGTCGAATTTGGCGAAACCGTCGCCGTCGCTCTTCGTCGAGAATATCACCTGCTGCTGATAGTCGAGCAGTTCGAGATCTACGCCGGACAATGGTTTCGCGTCGCGGATGTCGGTCACGGCCACCACCATGCTGTTGTCGTTCCCCCGTTTGGCGATAAGGCCGAGGTTGGAAGAAATCATATTGCGCGATGCCCAGCGTTCCTTGTTGTAATAAGAGTTGGTACAGGGGTTATCGCGGTCAGACCAGCGGTAGCCGGTAGGATAAAAGTTGTCGTACCGCTGCCAGAAAGAATCGTCTTCGTCGATCTTTTCACCGTAGTATTCGTAGTCGCCTTCCTCGCCTTCTTCTTCATCGTCGTTGCTTTCCGTGGCGGTTTCGCCTTTGCAGGAATACAGCGCATACTCTTTCCGGAAACCGATGGTAACGCGGTAGATGGCCCCTGGTTCGGCTTTCACGATGTCTTCCAGGTCGAGGCTGAAGCGGGTGCGTTTATGGAGGTTCACGGATTTATCGGCGTCGAGGCGGATGGTTTTCTGCACCACGGGACGGCCTACACGCCGCAATTCGTTTTCGCCGTTGAGGTTGTTGCGCTGGAGGTATTGCGGGATGTTGTTTTCGTAGATCTTGATCACCATCACATCCACCGCTTTGAGGCCTACCGCGTCGAAGGGCATTACCAGCTTGCCGCTTTGCGGCATGATCACGCCTTTGCCGGGAATGCTCACGGAAGGCATGCGGTTCTCGAAGTTGATGCTGCCGGTGAAAGCCTTGCTGAGGCGGTCGTCGAACGCGCTGAGAATGCCCTCGTTCACCACCACCGTATAGTTGCCTTCGAGGCGGGTGGCGGAAAACACTTTCACTTCGCTGCCTTCCACGGTGTAACGCAGGTCGCTCACGCTGCTGATGCCGATCAGGCCGTCGAGGCTCTGGCCCTGGTTCACGGGGCAGCTGAACTGCACCAGCACGTAATCTTCAGGGTCGTACATGGGTTTGATGTCGAGCACTTTGAAGTCGCCGATGGCGGGCACTTCCACTTCCTTCTCTCCTTTTTCTTCCGCGCCGATGGGTTTGCCGTTCCACGAAATTTTCATTTTCGCGGCCACGGATTTACGGGTGATGTTATTGATGGAAAACTTATACACGCGGTTGGCTACATCGTGCTGCCAGGTGATGGCGGGGGAAGGACCATCGTATTGTACCGAGAGGAGTTTTTCCACCGCCTGCACTTCTTCCGCATCGGCGGTGAACACGGTGCCGGTGTACACCATTTTTTCGCGGCTGTTGTTGAACGACTTCAGGCCGTTGAGCTCCACCTCGAAAGAAGGTTTCATCACCTGGAAGCGGAATTCGAACGTCTTCAGGTCGGAGGGCACGTCCATCACTTTTCCCAGTTTGAATTTCGCCTTGTATTCCTGGCCGGGCTCGAGGTTCTTGTCGGGCCTGAACTCCACCGTGGTGGCGTCTACCCAATAAGCTTTCCCTTTGATGGAGGGGCTGAAGGAAAACACATCTTCTTCCAGGGGCTCATTCTGTGCATGGGTTACATTCACTTCGCCGGCCAGCTGGATGCGGATGGCGCTCTGTTTTGAGATCACGCCCGACGTAAATGCTTCGATGTACTTGGCAAATGCGGGGTTCATTTCTTTTGCTTTGGTGCTGCAGGCCGATATAACAACTGCGATGGCGGCGCATACAAAAAGGCTAACCAGGGCTAATCGAAACTTGACAATATGCATATATGAGGTTTTAGGAATATGGGTAAAGGTATCACTTTAAATCATTTTACCGTTGCGAATCCGCAAAAAATGCACGACACCCGCCGGCAGCTCCTCTTCGTAGTGGGTCACGTAAATGAGGGTAACGGGCAAATGGCGGCACAGCGCTTCGATCACGGCTTTGAAGTGGTTCTTCTGATGCGCGTCGAGGCCCTGCACGGGCTCATCGAAAATGAGCAGGGGCGGATTTTTCACCAGCGCCCTCGCCAGCAGCACAAGGCGCTGCACGCTTTCGGGCACCTGCTTGAATTTTTCATCCGCGAACGGTTCTATCTCCAGCAGCCGCATCCATCCGCGGGCTTTATCGAGCTGCCCGGGCGTGCAGGCGCGCAGATAACCGATGGTATCGAAAAAACCGGAGCCGGTCACCTGCAGGCAGGTGGCGTCCGACTTGAAATACTGGTGCAGTTCCGGCGATACAAAACCGATTTTCTTTTTGATGTCCCAGATGCTTTCGCCGCTGCCCCGCTTGCGGTCGAACAGCTCAATCTTGTTGGCATACGACTGGGGGTTATCGGCGTTGATGAGGCTGAGCAGCGTGGATTTGCCGGAGCCGTTCGGGCCCAGCAGCGCCCATTGTTCGTGGGGCCGGACGGTCCAGTCGATGCCGTCGAGGATTACGTTCTCCCCGTACTGCACATGGATATTTTCCATGCGCACGATATGCCGGTACGTCATGGGCGGTGCGTCGGCAATGAGTTGGGCGAGCAGTTCCGCATCGATCTCCAGGCCTGCCGGGGCCGGCGCTTCTTCGCGGTACTGCTCCAGGAACGCCTGGCGTGTATACGTTCCAGCAATGCGGCCTTCGTGGAGGTGCAGCACGTGGGTGATGCTGCCGGGGATTTCCGCCGGGGTGGTCACGAGCACCACGGTGGTGCCCGATTGTGCCACATGGTCCACGATGCCGTGAAAAGCTTTGCGGCTCTGCACGTCGAGCCCCATAAAAGGATTGTCGAGCAGCAGCAGGGCGGGCTGTTGCAGGAGGGCGCGGGCGATCATGACACGGCGGGTTTCGCCGTTGGAGAGTTTGATGAGTTGTTTGTCCGCCAGGTGCGCCACTTCCAGCGGGGCCAGCAGGGGGT
Protein-coding sequences here:
- a CDS encoding alpha-2-macroglobulin family protein, with the protein product MHIVKFRLALVSLFVCAAIAVVISACSTKAKEMNPAFAKYIEAFTSGVISKQSAIRIQLAGEVNVTHAQNEPLEEDVFSFSPSIKGKAYWVDATTVEFRPDKNLEPGQEYKAKFKLGKVMDVPSDLKTFEFRFQVMKPSFEVELNGLKSFNNSREKMVYTGTVFTADAEEVQAVEKLLSVQYDGPSPAITWQHDVANRVYKFSINNITRKSVAAKMKISWNGKPIGAEEKGEKEVEVPAIGDFKVLDIKPMYDPEDYVLVQFSCPVNQGQSLDGLIGISSVSDLRYTVEGSEVKVFSATRLEGNYTVVVNEGILSAFDDRLSKAFTGSINFENRMPSVSIPGKGVIMPQSGKLVMPFDAVGLKAVDVMVIKIYENNIPQYLQRNNLNGENELRRVGRPVVQKTIRLDADKSVNLHKRTRFSLDLEDIVKAEPGAIYRVTIGFRKEYALYSCKGETATESNDDEEEGEEGDYEYYGEKIDEDDSFWQRYDNFYPTGYRWSDRDNPCTNSYYNKERWASRNMISSNLGLIAKRGNDNSMVVAVTDIRDAKPLSGVDLELLDYQQQVIFSTKSDGDGFAKFDLKRKPYLLVAKRENERGYLKLDDGSSLPLSRFDVKGEEVQQGMKGFIYGERGVWRPGDSLYLTFMLEDKDKKLPENHPVIMELYNPKGQLYKRINQHQSLNGFYNFNTVTEPEVPTGSWLAKVKVGGATFTKNVRIETVKPNRLKVRLDFGNQTYLVKDESPRGNLSAAWLFGAPAQSLKAKVDVSLTASATTFPKLNGYHFDDPTERFSAENKTIFDGALSEDGNAPVAANIPVGERAPGVLKANFEVKVFEPGGDFSIDHFSMPYHVFDSYVGVAAPEGDRLTGMLVTGKTHNVSIVNVTASGAPVAGSRDVEVQLYKVRWRWWWDESDNDYSNFTDDNYNQLLQTKTVTLQNGKGTWPLRIDYPEWGRYLIRVKDLQSGHITGQSVYIDWPDYAERLQKENPAEAAMLVFTSDKTKYNVGDDITLTIPSSEGGRGLISIESGSKVLKTDWIGTEKGQTVYRFKAEKNMAPNIYVNVSLLQPHAQTANDLPIRMYGTVPILVEDPTTILKPQVTLPATLRPETEAAITVSEASGKAMTYTIALVDEGLLDLTRFKTPDPHSAFYAREALGVKTWDLFDYVLGAWGGDLERILSIGGDEGINKNASTAKANRFKPVVKFMGPFYLKKGAKETHKVQLPPYIGSVKAMVVAGQDGAYGFADKTAAVKKPLMLLATVPRVLGPGETIQLPVTVFGLEPHVRQANVTLTSNPYFEVVGETTKQVSFPKPGEQMVYFDVKIRSQVGIGKFKVVATSGKERAEENVELDVRNPNPYMTNVMEQTLEPGASWNTPFTAVGMAGTNTGVLEVSTIPALNLGKRLEYLIQYPHGCVEQTTSSVFPQLTLATLMDLSEKQKAEVDRNIKAGINRLKGFQLTDGGLGYWPGANEADEWGTSYAGHFMLEAQARGYALPPGFLDLWKKYQRNKAVSWSPSSYTYSGGDLVQAYRLYLLAMAKTPELGAMNRLKEFQHLSVPAKWRLAAAYRLAGQTEAATALVRGLSTAVQPYTQLGGTFGSDLRDKAMILETLTILGQRNAANGLLKQVAAELGRDYWYSTQSTAYALIAVAKYCGENKAAGKMTYTYRLNGATGNISSASYVTQTPVQFNTLNGNVSVQNKGQNVLYARLILKGQPEAGQNPYADNNPELLSMQVQYSNRSGVSLNPDQLRQGTDFIATVTLKNPGKRGFYENMALTQVFPSGWEIINTRLIGNDSTMRSSPYTYRDIRDDRVYTYFNLEENKTVTYQVLLNAAYLGRYYLPAASCEAMYDNTIHAFVPGKWVEVTK
- a CDS encoding ATP-binding cassette domain-containing protein — encoded protein: MLPFLSLEHITVRNLDKTLLREFTWQVRTGEHWAVVGNSGSGKTSLLHTILGKNNVINGSIRHYFYERYRQTHEVTDPYFNYRRLIQMAGHHHDFRNLSHTTDFYYQQRFNSMDSEDAPTVSAYLDGRMADPLLAPLEVAHLADKQLIKLSNGETRRVMIARALLQQPALLLLDNPFMGLDVQSRKAFHGIVDHVAQSGTTVVLVTTPAEIPGSITHVLHLHEGRIAGTYTRQAFLEQYREEAPAPAGLEIDAELLAQLIADAPPMTYRHIVRMENIHVQYGENVILDGIDWTVRPHEQWALLGPNGSGKSTLLSLINADNPQSYANKIELFDRKRGSGESIWDIKKKIGFVSPELHQYFKSDATCLQVTGSGFFDTIGYLRACTPGQLDKARGWMRLLEIEPFADEKFKQVPESVQRLVLLARALVKNPPLLIFDEPVQGLDAHQKNHFKAVIEALCRHLPVTLIYVTHYEEELPAGVVHFLRIRNGKMI